One Natrinema marinum genomic window carries:
- a CDS encoding DUF4396 domain-containing protein: MAIQQTLQNVLTNPTYLTAWGVVVAASLAVLVWDLRRNNSELKSLMQFVWGFTVLYSGPIGLVGYWWSGRTQIDHDSFWRKGFRSVSHCYSGCGTGEVLGISIAVGLLAFKTTGTVALTFALAYLFGYALTVGPLMQEGVGLREALQDAFYSETASITVMEIVAISTDIWLAGEAGMGDVLFWTGLVCSLSIGLIAAYPVNLLLIHAGVKEGMMNPAKMGTETGA, encoded by the coding sequence ATGGCGATCCAGCAGACGCTACAGAACGTCCTCACGAACCCCACGTATCTCACGGCATGGGGAGTCGTCGTCGCCGCATCGCTGGCCGTCCTCGTGTGGGACCTTCGGCGGAACAATTCGGAACTGAAGAGCCTGATGCAGTTCGTCTGGGGATTTACAGTGCTGTACTCCGGTCCAATCGGCCTCGTCGGTTACTGGTGGTCGGGCCGGACGCAGATCGACCACGATTCGTTCTGGCGGAAGGGATTCCGGTCTGTCAGCCACTGCTACTCGGGCTGTGGGACAGGAGAAGTCCTCGGCATCTCCATCGCGGTCGGCTTACTGGCGTTCAAGACGACCGGCACCGTCGCTCTCACGTTCGCGCTAGCGTATCTGTTCGGCTACGCGCTGACGGTCGGGCCGCTGATGCAGGAGGGCGTCGGCCTGCGAGAAGCACTTCAGGACGCGTTTTATTCGGAAACGGCGAGCATCACCGTGATGGAAATCGTCGCCATCAGCACCGACATCTGGCTCGCCGGAGAGGCCGGAATGGGCGACGTGCTGTTCTGGACCGGCCTCGTCTGCTCGCTTTCGATCGGGCTGATCGCAGCGTATCCGGTCAACCTCCTGCTCATCCACGCCGGCGTCAAAGAAGGAATGATGAATCCCGCGAAGATGGGCACCGAGACGGGTGCCTGA
- a CDS encoding response regulator, translating into MSDQSTSEPVDILLVEDNPGDVRLIREAFESAGFETTFHTKTDGDAALEFLRERATVESGLDLDFMLLDLNLPGTSGFDVLEAIKDDSLLASLPVLVLTSSEATEDIVKSYELRANAYLTKPTDPDEFAEISRAVESFWVDEATLPSLPS; encoded by the coding sequence GTGTCCGACCAGTCCACCAGCGAGCCGGTCGACATCCTGCTCGTCGAAGATAATCCCGGCGATGTCCGCCTGATACGAGAAGCGTTCGAATCGGCGGGGTTCGAGACGACCTTCCATACGAAGACTGACGGCGATGCCGCCCTCGAGTTTCTCCGGGAGCGGGCGACCGTCGAGTCTGGGCTGGACCTCGACTTCATGCTGCTGGACCTGAACCTGCCGGGAACGAGCGGCTTCGACGTGCTCGAGGCGATCAAGGACGATTCGCTTCTGGCGTCGCTCCCCGTGCTCGTGCTCACGAGTTCCGAGGCGACCGAGGACATCGTCAAGAGTTACGAACTCCGTGCGAACGCCTATCTCACGAAGCCGACCGACCCCGACGAGTTCGCCGAGATCAGCCGAGCCGTCGAATCGTTCTGGGTCGACGAGGCGACGCTGCCATCCCTGCCGTCGTGA
- a CDS encoding malate dehydrogenase, with product MNVLVVGGGGTIGSTVAYTIAVAQPAATVTLADPHTEVTEGHAIDLRHSQCHVAHAAGRPSFDTERPGTVTTIDPTAEPGLEPVAAADAIVVAASVSRPADSFQRGGRLSILEGNLEIAAEVGDWIGDAEPTPTVVAANPSDRITHRLWEESGWPRRCFIGYSLSETARIADELARRFDVSPGEIFCPILGEHGEHMVPAFSRATVAGEPVDLDPTEREAILDYVREVPYDVIAKRGGDESSRWVTSRGIAAIVFRLVGGGTDEPVCLSTPLSGEYGLEDTSVSVPVVLDSGGVAEIVDWDLAPAEQEGLERAAAAVRRSLER from the coding sequence ATGAACGTGCTCGTCGTCGGCGGCGGAGGGACGATCGGCAGCACCGTCGCGTACACGATCGCGGTAGCGCAGCCGGCAGCGACCGTCACGCTGGCTGACCCACACACCGAGGTCACGGAGGGCCACGCGATCGATCTCCGCCACTCGCAGTGTCACGTGGCCCACGCGGCGGGCCGCCCGTCGTTCGACACCGAACGGCCCGGAACCGTCACGACGATCGACCCGACCGCAGAGCCAGGGCTCGAGCCCGTCGCCGCTGCCGACGCCATCGTCGTCGCGGCGAGCGTCTCGCGACCCGCGGACAGTTTCCAGCGCGGCGGTCGACTGTCGATCCTCGAGGGGAACCTCGAGATCGCCGCCGAGGTGGGCGACTGGATCGGCGACGCGGAGCCGACGCCGACGGTCGTCGCCGCCAACCCGTCGGACAGAATCACGCACCGACTCTGGGAGGAGAGCGGCTGGCCGCGCCGGTGTTTCATCGGCTACTCGCTGTCCGAGACGGCGCGAATCGCCGACGAGCTGGCCCGGCGGTTCGACGTCTCGCCGGGCGAGATTTTCTGCCCCATTCTCGGCGAGCACGGCGAACACATGGTGCCGGCCTTCTCACGGGCGACGGTCGCCGGGGAGCCGGTCGACCTCGACCCGACCGAGCGCGAGGCGATCCTCGATTACGTCCGAGAGGTCCCCTACGACGTCATCGCCAAGCGCGGCGGAGACGAATCGTCGCGGTGGGTAACCAGCCGGGGAATCGCGGCGATCGTCTTCCGACTCGTCGGCGGCGGCACCGACGAGCCGGTCTGTCTGTCGACGCCGCTTTCCGGCGAGTACGGCCTCGAGGACACCAGTGTGAGCGTTCCCGTGGTGCTCGATTCGGGCGGCGTAGCCGAGATCGTCGACTGGGACCTCGCGCCCGCCGAGCAGGAGGGCCTCGAGCGCGCGGCGGCCGCCGTTCGGCGCTCCCTCGAGCGATAG
- a CDS encoding DUF790 family protein, translated as MLTKDLLRVSRAGGGYHPQFAGREHRPLAARVIGTYQGHVGESRAALEAALTDLEREADDFKLARGLAALLEREATFETDAEIEPERARRAAFEAAEAISVVTEDERTKALIRASESLGMSADALETALYADLEERQLLTAIEPRWDPDGLVAQYNLSLAQTALFDATEVRVRSSDPKALISAIKRLRLMYEIRRLEGESAAGVDGPSEREVTVTGPTHLFRATRRYGTRFARLLRTVASAESWHLEATIDDRGTDRTLELSDENPIRVPDAEPVAGVSFDSGVEADFAGRFASLDLDWDLVREPEPLATGTRVMIPDFAFDYEHGDFRVYFEIMGFWTPEYVEKKLAQLADLEDVDMLVAVDESLGVGEEIAARDHRAIPYSGTVRVKDVADVLREYERQLVAESAARIPEELRPDEDAITLESLAERYGASADALADKSFPDHERVGRTLIRPAVLEELGDEIEAGMALADAETAFEEHGIADSSAVLSRLGYRVEWDGLAGGTVAQR; from the coding sequence ATGCTGACGAAGGACCTGCTGCGCGTCTCGCGGGCCGGCGGCGGCTACCACCCGCAGTTCGCCGGCCGCGAACACCGCCCGCTCGCGGCCCGCGTCATCGGCACGTATCAGGGCCACGTCGGCGAGTCGCGCGCGGCGCTCGAGGCGGCGCTGACCGACCTCGAGCGCGAGGCGGACGACTTCAAGCTCGCGCGCGGGCTCGCGGCGCTGCTTGAGCGGGAGGCGACCTTCGAAACCGACGCCGAAATCGAGCCCGAGCGGGCCCGGAGGGCAGCGTTCGAAGCCGCCGAGGCAATCAGCGTTGTCACTGAGGACGAACGTACGAAGGCGCTCATCAGAGCAAGCGAGTCCCTCGGCATGTCGGCGGACGCCCTCGAGACAGCACTCTACGCCGACCTCGAGGAGCGCCAGCTCCTGACGGCGATCGAGCCGCGTTGGGACCCCGATGGGCTCGTCGCGCAGTACAACCTCTCGCTGGCGCAGACGGCGCTGTTCGACGCGACGGAGGTCCGGGTGCGCTCGAGCGATCCGAAGGCGCTGATCTCGGCGATCAAGCGTCTGCGGCTGATGTACGAGATTCGGCGCCTCGAGGGCGAGTCCGCGGCCGGGGTCGACGGCCCGTCGGAACGCGAAGTGACCGTCACCGGCCCGACGCACCTCTTTCGCGCGACGCGGCGGTACGGCACGCGCTTCGCGCGACTCCTGCGGACGGTCGCGAGCGCCGAGTCGTGGCACCTCGAGGCGACGATCGACGATCGGGGCACCGACCGAACGCTCGAGCTTTCCGACGAGAATCCGATCCGAGTGCCCGACGCCGAGCCGGTCGCGGGCGTGTCGTTCGACAGCGGCGTCGAGGCCGACTTCGCCGGCCGTTTCGCGAGTTTGGACCTCGACTGGGACCTCGTTCGCGAGCCGGAGCCGCTCGCGACGGGGACGCGGGTGATGATCCCAGATTTCGCCTTCGACTACGAACACGGGGACTTCCGCGTCTACTTCGAGATCATGGGCTTTTGGACGCCCGAGTACGTCGAGAAGAAGCTCGCCCAGCTCGCCGACCTCGAGGACGTGGACATGCTGGTCGCCGTCGACGAGTCGCTGGGGGTCGGCGAGGAGATCGCCGCCCGCGACCACCGGGCGATTCCCTACTCGGGGACGGTTCGGGTCAAAGACGTGGCCGATGTCCTCCGGGAGTACGAGCGCCAACTGGTCGCCGAGAGCGCGGCCCGAATTCCCGAGGAGCTACGACCCGACGAAGATGCGATCACGCTCGAGTCGCTGGCCGAGCGCTACGGCGCGAGCGCGGACGCCCTCGCCGACAAATCGTTTCCCGACCACGAACGCGTCGGTCGGACGCTGATCCGGCCCGCAGTCCTCGAGGAACTGGGCGACGAAATCGAGGCAGGAATGGCCCTCGCCGACGCCGAGACCGCGTTCGAGGAGCACGGCATCGCCGACTCGAGCGCCGTCCTCTCCCGGCTCGGCTACCGCGTCGAGTGGGACGGGCTCGCCGGCGGGACGGTCGCGCAGCGCTAG
- a CDS encoding DEAD/DEAH box helicase yields MCVSLRLSPVTRPPTDEPAAIELRYEDGTIRIDGLEGAAVSPSSLRQRVPDLEPDRRTDGWRTPANRYADLRATLADTDTATADRVLDLASVSDLRSAYELRDYQETALEAWLETDRWAGVDAPVFDRTAPAPESIGRAPAGVLELPTGSGKTVIALKAIERLAVPTLVVVPTIDLLEQWQRELEREFGSPIGRFGGGEQRLEPLTVSTYDSAYLKTDSVGDRFGLVVFDEVHHLGGEGYREIARLLAAPARLGLTATFERPDGAHEVIEEVVGPLVHRVDVDELAGDHLANYDVKRLEVSLTPEEREEYERTQETFTNYLARSNIDMRSGSDYQELVKRSGSDPAAREALLARQRAREIMLGSEAKLEALADVLDDHRGERTIVFTAHNDLAYDVSERFLIPAITHQTGAAERREILERFREGTYTRIATSNVLDEGVDVPDASVAVVLSGSGSEREFTQRLGRILRPKGVDTESPASSEAATAAARAGRAVLYEIVSADTSEENVANRRR; encoded by the coding sequence ATGTGTGTCTCCCTCCGACTGTCTCCCGTGACGCGGCCACCGACCGACGAACCGGCGGCGATCGAACTCCGGTACGAAGACGGAACGATCCGAATCGACGGCCTCGAGGGGGCCGCCGTCTCGCCGTCGTCGCTTCGACAGCGGGTGCCAGACCTCGAGCCCGACCGGCGGACCGACGGGTGGCGCACTCCCGCCAATCGGTACGCCGACCTGCGCGCGACGCTGGCGGATACGGATACCGCGACCGCCGATCGCGTCCTCGATCTCGCGTCCGTCTCCGACCTCCGGTCTGCGTACGAACTTCGCGACTATCAGGAAACGGCGCTCGAGGCGTGGCTCGAGACCGACCGCTGGGCCGGCGTCGACGCGCCGGTGTTCGACCGGACGGCGCCCGCTCCCGAGTCGATCGGGCGAGCGCCCGCCGGCGTTCTCGAACTGCCGACCGGCAGCGGGAAGACCGTCATCGCGCTGAAGGCGATCGAACGCCTCGCCGTCCCGACGCTCGTCGTCGTCCCGACGATCGACCTGCTCGAGCAGTGGCAGCGGGAACTCGAGCGCGAATTCGGCAGTCCGATCGGTCGCTTCGGCGGCGGCGAGCAGCGCCTCGAGCCGCTCACCGTCTCGACGTACGACTCGGCGTATCTCAAAACCGATTCGGTGGGCGATCGGTTCGGGTTGGTCGTCTTCGACGAGGTCCATCACCTCGGCGGCGAGGGCTACCGCGAGATCGCGCGCCTGCTCGCCGCCCCCGCGCGATTGGGGCTGACCGCGACCTTCGAGCGCCCCGACGGCGCACACGAGGTCATCGAGGAGGTCGTCGGCCCGCTGGTCCACCGCGTCGACGTGGACGAACTCGCGGGCGACCACCTCGCGAACTACGACGTGAAGCGCCTCGAGGTCTCGCTCACCCCCGAGGAACGCGAGGAGTACGAGCGAACGCAGGAGACGTTCACGAACTATCTCGCGCGCTCGAACATCGACATGCGCAGCGGCTCGGACTACCAGGAACTCGTCAAGCGCTCGGGCTCCGATCCCGCGGCTCGCGAGGCGCTGCTCGCACGCCAGCGCGCACGCGAGATCATGCTCGGCAGCGAGGCCAAACTCGAGGCCCTCGCCGACGTGCTGGACGACCACCGCGGCGAGCGGACCATCGTCTTCACGGCCCACAACGACCTCGCGTACGATGTCAGCGAGCGGTTTCTGATCCCGGCGATCACCCACCAGACCGGAGCCGCGGAACGGCGGGAGATCTTAGAGCGGTTCCGCGAGGGGACCTACACGCGGATCGCGACCTCGAACGTACTCGACGAGGGGGTCGACGTTCCCGACGCTTCGGTCGCGGTCGTTCTCTCTGGCAGCGGCAGTGAACGCGAGTTCACGCAGCGGCTCGGACGGATTCTGCGGCCGAAAGGGGTCGATACCGAGTCGCCAGCCTCGAGCGAGGCAGCAACGGCCGCCGCTCGAGCGGGTCGGGCCGTTCTCTACGAGATCGTGAGCGCCGACACGTCCGAGGAGAACGTGGCCAACAGACGACGGTAG
- a CDS encoding sulfurtransferase: MVRSIGTVVGGLSVAGCLGTGGETETKPELYTTPAASEFDGVVDSKWLTDNVDGVALLDVRDEGAFTDGHIAGARRFPDTALLEEHYEETPDGYEASPGVIATVVAEAGITPDDDVVVYGEGSNLWETYAIYTLRAIGHEGTVALLDGGYPVWADAGGETETGTPESTSATYEPDLEMDVVATRERVAANVREDGADVQLVDNRTPAEYYGTQRDGGGSRYGHITGAINIEYTQNLVDDGARLRSPAELETLWLEDAGLDPTVETISYCSTAVRGSVGWFIMEQLGWDTVRNYEGSWADWGTLSEADGYYYTSGEGTGTVVDTFA; the protein is encoded by the coding sequence GTGGTTCGGAGTATCGGTACAGTTGTCGGCGGACTCTCGGTTGCCGGCTGTCTCGGGACGGGAGGAGAAACGGAGACGAAACCGGAGCTATACACGACGCCAGCCGCGAGCGAGTTCGATGGGGTCGTCGACAGCAAGTGGCTCACCGACAACGTAGACGGCGTCGCACTGCTTGACGTTCGGGACGAAGGCGCATTTACCGACGGCCACATCGCCGGTGCGCGTCGGTTTCCCGACACCGCGTTGTTGGAAGAACACTACGAGGAGACGCCCGACGGCTACGAAGCGTCGCCCGGCGTGATCGCGACGGTCGTCGCGGAGGCCGGTATCACTCCCGACGACGACGTGGTCGTCTACGGCGAGGGATCGAATCTGTGGGAGACGTACGCGATCTACACGCTTCGCGCGATCGGCCACGAGGGAACCGTGGCGTTACTCGACGGCGGCTATCCGGTCTGGGCGGACGCCGGCGGCGAAACCGAAACGGGTACTCCCGAGTCGACGTCCGCCACCTACGAGCCCGACCTCGAGATGGACGTCGTCGCGACGCGCGAACGCGTCGCGGCCAACGTCCGCGAGGACGGCGCGGACGTACAACTCGTCGACAATCGGACGCCCGCGGAATACTACGGTACGCAACGAGACGGCGGTGGTAGCCGATACGGCCACATCACCGGCGCGATAAACATCGAGTACACGCAGAACCTCGTCGACGACGGCGCTCGGTTACGATCGCCAGCCGAGCTCGAAACGCTGTGGCTCGAGGACGCCGGTCTCGATCCGACGGTGGAAACGATATCGTACTGCTCGACCGCCGTCCGCGGATCGGTCGGCTGGTTCATCATGGAACAGCTCGGCTGGGACACCGTCCGGAACTACGAAGGAAGCTGGGCCGACTGGGGGACGCTCTCCGAAGCGGACGGCTACTACTACACGTCAGGGGAGGGAACGGGCACGGTGGTCGACACCTTCGCGTAA
- the grpE gene encoding nucleotide exchange factor GrpE: MSEDEGTNASAHGVSSEGEPDDDETTDADPVESTDGEPNPAPNGDEGETESATVDDLSPDELEGGAGDTAEPAPSGEPDDATDAAPETSDDIQRLLDQVTEYDDELAHQVNSIVEEARDLNGTVTHQREELEDLEERIEEQAETIGELQDDIEEYEQALAERDEEIEDLKSRLKRKQADFQNYKKRAKKRQQQIKDRATEDLVERLIGVRDNLKRALEEQSGDAESLQEGVEMTLREFDRILEDENVSEIDPEPGTEADPQRHEVMMQVDSAQPEGTVADVYTPGYEMGDKVIQNAQVTVSNGELEGDGEDPDGAETDDEGESVGATSDDAPSDGDEPAATENSAESDDEAIELGGEVAGDDADE, from the coding sequence ATGAGCGAAGACGAGGGTACGAACGCGTCCGCCCACGGTGTTTCCTCCGAGGGGGAACCCGACGACGACGAAACGACCGACGCGGATCCCGTGGAGTCGACGGATGGGGAACCGAACCCGGCCCCCAACGGAGACGAGGGCGAAACGGAGTCTGCGACCGTGGACGACTTGAGCCCGGACGAACTCGAGGGAGGGGCCGGCGACACTGCCGAGCCAGCCCCCAGTGGCGAACCGGACGACGCGACCGACGCGGCACCTGAAACGAGCGACGACATCCAACGACTGCTCGATCAGGTCACCGAATACGACGACGAACTCGCCCATCAGGTCAACTCGATCGTCGAGGAAGCCCGCGACCTCAACGGGACGGTCACCCATCAGCGCGAAGAACTCGAGGACTTAGAAGAGCGCATCGAAGAACAGGCCGAGACCATCGGCGAACTACAGGACGACATAGAGGAGTACGAACAGGCCCTAGCGGAGCGCGACGAGGAAATCGAGGACCTCAAAAGCCGGCTCAAGCGCAAACAGGCCGACTTCCAGAACTACAAGAAGCGGGCGAAAAAGCGCCAACAGCAGATCAAAGACCGCGCGACCGAAGACCTCGTCGAGCGACTCATCGGCGTCCGCGACAACCTCAAGCGCGCCCTCGAGGAACAAAGCGGCGACGCCGAGAGCTTACAGGAGGGTGTCGAGATGACGCTTCGGGAGTTCGACCGCATCCTCGAGGACGAGAACGTCTCCGAGATCGACCCCGAACCCGGGACCGAGGCCGATCCCCAGCGCCACGAGGTCATGATGCAGGTCGACAGCGCCCAGCCGGAGGGAACGGTCGCCGACGTCTACACGCCCGGCTACGAGATGGGCGATAAGGTCATCCAGAACGCGCAAGTCACCGTCTCGAACGGCGAACTCGAGGGTGACGGCGAGGACCCGGACGGTGCCGAGACGGACGACGAAGGCGAATCTGTGGGTGCCACCTCCGACGATGCGCCCTCGGACGGAGACGAACCGGCGGCGACCGAGAATAGCGCAGAGAGCGACGACGAGGCGATCGAACTCGGCGGCGAGGTCGCAGGCGACGACGCCGACGAGTGA
- the dnaK gene encoding molecular chaperone DnaK, protein MASNKILGIDLGTTNSAFAVMEGGDPEIIVNAEGERTTPSVVAFTDDDERLVGKPAKNQAIQNPEKTISSIKRHIGEEDYTVEIEGEDYTPEQISAMTLQKIKRDAEDYLGDEVEKAVITVPAYFSDRQRQATKDAGEIAGFEVERIINEPTAASMAYGLDDDSDQTVLVYDLGGGTFDVSILDLGGGVYEVVATNGDNDLGGDDWDEAIIDWLADEFEDEHGIDLREDRQALQRLKDAAEEAKIELSSRKETEINLPFITATDDGPIHLEESMTRAKFESLTQDLIDRTVEPTEQALEDAGYDKDDIDEVLLVGGSTRMPQVAEKVEELTGKEPQKNVNPDEAVALGAAIQGGVLGGEVDDIVLLDVTPLSLGIEVKGGLFERLIEKNTTIPTEESKIFTTAADNQTTVQVRVFQGERELAEENELLGEFHLTGIPPAPAGTPQIEVTFSIDENGIVNVSAEDKGSGTTEEITIEGGAGLSDSEIEKMQREAEKHAEEDQQKRQRIEARNTAEATIQRAETLLEENDEQVDDDLRADIEGAIEDLEETIDDDDADAEDIEAATEDLSEELQEIGKQIYQEAGAGAAGGAGGAAGAGGAAGAGGAAGAGMGGGPNPGPESGAAGDDEEYVDADFEDVSFDEDEDDE, encoded by the coding sequence ATGGCGAGCAACAAGATTCTCGGAATCGACCTCGGAACGACGAACAGCGCGTTCGCGGTGATGGAAGGTGGCGATCCTGAGATCATCGTCAATGCGGAAGGTGAACGGACGACTCCCTCCGTCGTCGCGTTTACCGACGACGACGAACGGCTCGTCGGCAAACCCGCGAAAAATCAGGCGATCCAGAACCCCGAAAAGACGATCTCCTCGATCAAGCGCCACATCGGCGAGGAGGACTACACCGTCGAGATCGAAGGCGAAGACTATACGCCCGAACAGATCTCGGCGATGACCCTCCAGAAGATCAAGCGCGACGCCGAGGACTACCTCGGCGACGAAGTCGAGAAGGCCGTCATCACGGTCCCCGCGTACTTCTCCGACCGACAGCGCCAGGCGACCAAAGACGCCGGCGAGATCGCCGGCTTCGAGGTCGAGCGCATCATCAACGAGCCGACCGCCGCGTCGATGGCCTACGGCCTCGACGACGATTCCGACCAGACCGTGCTCGTCTACGACCTCGGCGGCGGCACGTTCGACGTTTCCATCCTCGATCTGGGCGGCGGCGTCTACGAGGTCGTCGCGACCAACGGCGACAACGACCTCGGCGGCGACGACTGGGACGAGGCCATCATCGACTGGCTCGCCGACGAGTTCGAGGACGAACACGGCATCGACCTTCGCGAGGACCGTCAGGCCCTCCAGCGGCTCAAAGACGCCGCCGAGGAAGCCAAGATCGAACTCTCCTCGCGCAAGGAAACCGAGATCAACCTGCCCTTCATCACCGCGACCGACGACGGTCCGATCCACTTAGAGGAGTCGATGACCCGCGCGAAGTTCGAGTCGCTCACGCAGGATCTCATCGACCGCACCGTCGAGCCGACCGAGCAGGCGCTCGAGGACGCGGGCTACGACAAGGACGACATCGACGAGGTGCTCCTGGTCGGCGGTTCGACCCGGATGCCCCAGGTCGCGGAGAAGGTCGAGGAACTGACCGGCAAGGAGCCCCAGAAGAACGTCAACCCCGACGAGGCCGTCGCGCTGGGCGCGGCGATCCAGGGCGGCGTGCTCGGCGGCGAAGTCGACGATATCGTCCTGCTCGACGTGACGCCGCTCTCGCTGGGTATCGAGGTCAAAGGCGGCCTCTTCGAGCGGCTCATCGAGAAGAACACGACGATCCCGACCGAGGAATCGAAGATCTTCACCACCGCGGCGGACAACCAGACCACGGTGCAGGTCCGGGTCTTCCAGGGTGAACGCGAACTGGCCGAGGAGAACGAACTGCTCGGCGAGTTCCACCTGACCGGCATCCCGCCGGCCCCCGCGGGAACCCCGCAGATCGAAGTCACCTTCTCGATCGACGAGAACGGCATCGTCAACGTCTCCGCCGAGGACAAGGGCAGCGGCACCACCGAGGAGATCACCATCGAGGGCGGCGCCGGTCTCTCGGACTCGGAGATCGAGAAGATGCAGCGCGAGGCCGAGAAACACGCCGAGGAAGACCAGCAAAAGCGCCAGCGCATCGAGGCCCGCAACACTGCCGAGGCCACGATCCAGCGCGCCGAGACGCTCCTCGAGGAGAACGACGAGCAGGTCGACGACGACCTCCGGGCAGACATCGAGGGCGCGATCGAGGATCTCGAGGAGACGATCGACGACGATGACGCCGACGCGGAGGACATCGAAGCCGCGACCGAGGACCTGAGCGAGGAGCTTCAGGAGATCGGCAAGCAGATCTATCAGGAAGCCGGTGCCGGTGCGGCCGGCGGCGCTGGCGGCGCTGCGGGTGCCGGCGGCGCTGCGGGCGCTGGCGGAGCGGCCGGCGCGGGCATGGGCGGCGGCCCGAACCCCGGTCCCGAGTCCGGCGCTGCCGGCGACGACGAGGAGTACGTCGACGCCGACTTCGAGGATGTCAGCTTCGACGAGGACGAAGACGACGAGTAA
- the dnaJ gene encoding molecular chaperone DnaJ, which yields MSEDFYDVLGVSPDASTEEIKQAYRTKATEYHPDVSDDPDAEEKFKKIQKAKQVLTDEEKREAYDQMGHDRYEQAEKHGFDAGEAGGAGGMGGGPFGGMGGGGMGGGGGLGDLFEQVFGGGGGGRGRRRPRKGRDMRTELEIDLEEAYEGAEKQFTLDRPEECDVCEGAGHPPEADAETCPQCQGRGQVTQVQQTPLGRVQQTTTCPRCEGEGTLYSETCDDCRGEGYVRDEVTLTVEVPAGIQGGQTLRMEGEGAPSPEGGPHGDLLIDVTVREHDDFEREGDDLHYRLPVSFPQATFGDTVEVPTLDGAAEFEIPDGTQSGETFRLEGKGMPRLRGRGYGDLYVQVQVVTPESLNEDQREALEAFAEAGGDEIEVKDGFFEKIKRAF from the coding sequence ATGAGCGAGGACTTCTACGACGTTCTCGGCGTGAGCCCCGACGCGTCTACCGAGGAGATCAAACAGGCGTATCGGACGAAGGCCACGGAGTACCACCCGGATGTCAGCGACGACCCCGACGCCGAGGAGAAGTTCAAGAAGATCCAGAAGGCAAAGCAGGTCCTGACCGACGAGGAGAAGCGGGAAGCCTACGACCAGATGGGTCACGACCGCTACGAGCAAGCCGAGAAGCACGGCTTCGACGCCGGCGAGGCGGGCGGTGCCGGCGGCATGGGCGGCGGCCCGTTCGGCGGTATGGGCGGTGGCGGCATGGGCGGCGGTGGCGGCCTCGGCGATCTCTTCGAGCAGGTCTTCGGCGGCGGTGGCGGGGGCCGCGGCCGCCGTCGGCCACGAAAAGGCCGAGACATGCGGACCGAACTCGAGATCGATCTCGAGGAGGCCTACGAGGGGGCGGAAAAGCAGTTCACGCTCGATCGTCCCGAGGAGTGCGACGTCTGCGAGGGCGCGGGCCATCCGCCCGAGGCCGACGCCGAGACCTGTCCGCAGTGTCAGGGCCGCGGGCAGGTGACGCAGGTTCAGCAGACGCCGCTGGGTCGGGTCCAGCAGACGACAACCTGTCCCCGCTGCGAGGGTGAGGGGACGCTCTATTCCGAGACCTGCGACGACTGTCGCGGCGAAGGCTACGTCCGCGACGAGGTGACGCTCACAGTCGAGGTCCCGGCCGGTATCCAGGGCGGCCAGACGCTGCGGATGGAAGGCGAGGGTGCGCCCAGCCCGGAGGGCGGCCCCCACGGCGACCTGCTGATCGACGTGACCGTCCGCGAGCACGACGACTTCGAGCGCGAGGGCGACGACCTGCACTACCGGCTCCCGGTGTCGTTCCCGCAGGCGACCTTCGGCGATACCGTCGAAGTCCCGACCCTCGACGGCGCCGCCGAGTTCGAGATCCCCGACGGCACCCAGAGCGGCGAAACCTTCCGTCTCGAGGGCAAGGGAATGCCTCGGCTTCGCGGGCGCGGCTACGGCGACCTCTACGTACAGGTGCAGGTCGTTACGCCCGAGAGTCTGAACGAGGACCAGCGCGAAGCGCTCGAGGCCTTCGCAGAGGCCGGCGGCGACGAGATCGAAGTGAAAGACGGCTTCTTCGAGAAGATCAAACGCGCGTTCTAG